The following is a genomic window from Coriobacteriaceae bacterium.
CTCGAGATGTTCGTCGACCTTCAGATTGAAATCCACGGCTACACCTCCCCGCTGCTCAACCGTCAGCGCGACAAGTTCGCCCGTATGATCGACAGCCTTGATCAGCTCAATGCCACCACGCGCTACAACCTTCAGGAGCGTCTGGACGGCATGACCAAGGAGTTCAAGGTCTGCCACGGCGACTTCAACCCCTCCAACGTCATCGTCGGCGACGACGGCCAGCTCTATGTGTGCGACTGGGCACACGCCACCCAGGGCTCCCCTGCTGCCGACGTTGCCACCACCTACCTGCTCTTCGCCCTCAACAGCAAGGACCAGGCTGAGGCCTACCTGGAGCTCTACTGCGACCGCGCCGACATGCCCATGCAGGTCGTGCGTCAGTGGACGAGCATCGTCGCCGCTTCCGAGCTCGCTCGTAAGCGCAACGTGAACGATGAGTTCCTGAAGAACTGGATCGACGTCGTCGATTATCAGTAATATCTGAGCGATTTATTTCGCATCGGAGGCACAAGGAAAAACCCCGCAGCTCATATGGGCTGTGGGGTTTCCTTTTGGCGATTGAGCACGCCGACAAGATAAAAGGACGGCCCTGCATCTCCCCAATCTGGATAAATGCAAGGCCGTCCCACATATCGAACTACAAGCGAAATCGTCGATTAGCGGCGGGCTGCCTTCACGAGCTCGGCGACCTTGGCGACGACCTCGTCGATCGCCACGTCCTCGCGCTCGCCCGTGGCACGGTCCTTGAGCTCAACGGTGCCATTCTTAAGGCCGCGCTTGCCCAGAACCACCTGATACGGGAAGCCCATGAGGTCGTTATCGGCAAACTTAAAACCGGGACGCTCATCGCGGTCGTCGACGACGACCTCGATACCCTCGGCGCACAGGCCATCAACAATCTGCTCGCAGACGGAAGCGCACTCCTCCTTCTTGGGGTCGAGCGGAATCACCGCAACCTCGTACGGGGCAACGGAGACCGGCCAGACGATGCCGTGCTCGTCGTTGTGCTGCTCCACGACGGCAGCGAGCGAGCGAGAAACGCCCACGCCGTAGCAACCCATGATAAGCGGCTTTTCCTTGCCGTCCTCGTCCATAAAGGTGGCACCCATGGCCTCGGAGTACTTGGTGCCCAGCTGGAACACCTGAGAGACCTCGATGCCGCGGGCAGCAGAGAGCGGCTTGCCGCAGTGCGGGCAGGGATCGCCGGCAACGACGGTGACCAGATCTGCCCACTCATCGACGGTAAAGTCGCGCTCGGGGCAGGCACCGGTAAAGTGATAATCGACCTCGTTGGCACCGCAGGCCCACTGCTTGGACTCGCGCAGGCTCTCGTCGCACACCAGACGGATGCCCTCGGGCAAGTTAACCGGTCCGATAAAGCCCTTGTGCAGACCGTAGGTCTGGAGCTCCTCGTCGGTCATCATGCGATAGCCCTTGCCAAAGACGTGCTCGGCCTTGCAGTCATTGAGCTCGTGGTCGCCCGGGACAATGGCCACGACTGGCTTGCCCTCGGCATCGATCAACGCCAGCGACTTTCGCGTACCGTTCTCGGGGAAGCCAAAGAACTTGGCAACGGCCTCGATGGTACCCATGCCCGGAGTCTCGACCTTGGTGAGCGTACCGTCGCCGGGACCCTCGGTCACGACGACCTTGGTGCTTGCCGCCTCGTCATCGGCAGCAAAGCCGCAATCGTCGCAGTAGACCAGCGAAGCCTCGCCGGCGTCGGCCAAAGCCATGTACTCGACGGAGGTATCGCCACCGATCTCGCCGGAGTCGGCGACAACGGGCAGAGCCTTGATGTAGCAGCGCTCGCAAATGTTGGCATAGGCCTGCTTCATCTTGTCGTACTCCTCCTGCAGGCTCTCCTGCGTAGCAGAGAAGCTGTAGGCGTCCTTCATGATGAACTCGCGACCGCGCATCAGGCCAAAACGGGGACGGAACTCGTCGCGGAACTTATCCTGGATGTGATAGAGGTTCACTGGCAGCTGCTTGTAGGAACGCAACTCATTGCGCACCAGGGCAGTCACAGTCTCCTCGTGCGTGGGTCCGAGCACAAACTCGCGGCCGTGGCGGTCATCAAAGCGCACAAGCTCCTTGCCATAGGCATCGATACGGCCGGACTCACGCCACAGCTCGGCATCGACCATGATGGGCATCATAAGCTCCTGGGCGCCGGCAGCGTCCATCTCGTCGCGCACGATGTTCTCAATCTTGCGGATCGAGCGCCAAGCAAGCGGCAGATAGGAATACAGGCCGGCGGCCTCCTTGCGGATCATGCCGGCACGGAGCAACAGGCGGTGGCTGGCGAGCTCAGCGTCCGCCGGATCCTCTTTAAGCGTCGGCGCATAGAGCTTAGACATATACATTGCTCGAGTCATTTACTTCTCCTCAATAAGCTTGTCGACCTCGGCCATAAGCGCGTCGACAATTTGGTCCTCAGCTACTTTACCAATGATCTGGCCATGCGAAAAGAGCAAGGCCTGACCACGTCCGCAAGCAACGCCCAGGTCGGCATCAGAAGCCTCACCGGGGCCATTAACGGCACATCCCATGACGGCAATCGAAAGCGGCGCGGCATAGTTCTTAAGCCGCTCGGTTACTTCCTCGGCGATGGGAATCAGGTTAACCTGGCAGCGGGCGCACGTGGGGCAAGAGACAATCTCGGGACCACGGCGACGCAGGCCCAGTGACTGCAAAATTCCCCAGGCGACCGGCGGCTCCTCAACCGGATCGGCCGTGAGCGACACACGCATGGTGTCGCCGATGCCTTCGGAAAGCAAGATACCCAAGCCTACAGAGCTCTTGATGGTGCCCTGAAGCTTGGTCCCCGCCTCCGTCACGCCCAGGTGGAGCGGAACATGCGGTATCTCGCGCGACAGGGCGCGATAGGTATCAAGCGTCGTCTGTACGCTATGGGCCTTGGCGGATAGCACGATGTTGGTAAACCCACGGTCCTCAAAGTGCCGCACAAAGCGCTCGCTCGACATCACGAGCTTTTCGGGCTGCGTGAGGTCGTCGCGCTCGGCAATATCTTGCTCAAGCGAGCCCGCGTTCACGCCAATGCGAATCGCGCAGCCCGCGGCACCCGCGGCATCGATGACAGCGTCAACCTTGGCCCAATCGCCGATATTGCCGGGGTTGATGCGCAGCTTGGAGGCACCAGCCTCGACAGCGCCAATGGCGAGCTTATGGTTAAAGTGGATATCGGCGACAATCGGCACCGGAGACTCGGAACAAATCGTGCGAAAGCCCTCGAGCGCAGCCTCGGTAGGCACGCTCACGCGCACGATATCGCAGCCAGCCTGCGCCAACGCGCACACTTGCGCAAGCGTTGCCTGGGCATCAGCGGTATCGGTGCAGGTCATAGACTGAACCACGACCGGAGCGCCACCACCGATCTGCACGCCGCCCACATGCACGGGGCGCGTCAACTCGCGAGGCAAAGGATGGGATAAAGACAATCCAAACACTCCCCTACAGAATAAATCGAAGGATGTCGGAACGAAGCATATAGACAAACAGAAGCGCAAAGAGCGCGATGCCCACATAGCTCACAATCGTCTGGACCTTGAGTGGCAGCTCGCGGCCCGCAATCTTTTGAATGATCTCGATGACCAGCTTGCCGCCATCGAGTGGTGGGATGGGCAGCAGGTTCATAAAGCCAAGCGAGAACGAAATGAGGGCGGCAAACGAAAGGAACGCGGCAGGGCCGGCAGCAGCAGCCTGTGAGGACATAACGCTAATACCCACGACCGAAGAAGACTGATCGAGAATCTCCATCGTATGCTGCGGCTGGAGCAGGCGCATCACGCCCTCCGCTGTCTGCACGACGTAGGAGAACGACAGGCGAGCCGACGTGATGGGGTCTAAACGGACCACCTGCGTAGAGGCATACACACCTAGGCGCTCGTCCTCTTTGAGCGCAACCGTGGTCGAATGCTGCTTGCCGTCACGCTCGTACTCGATGGCGATATCGTCCTTACCGGCAGCCTTGCCGATGGCATCGTAAACGTCAATCCAGGTAGAGCACGATACTCCGTCAACCGAAAGAATCGCGTCACCGCCCTCGATACCCGCTTTGGCGGCAATAGACCCCTCGTCAACCTGACCGATCACGTTGGTATCCATCGGCACGGTGACACCCGCAATGGAATAGATGCTCATAAGGAGCAAAAAACCCGTCAAGATATTGACGATAATGCCCGCGAGCAGCATAAAGGCGCGCTTGAGAAAGCCTTGGCCAAGATAGGTGTGCGAGCGCTCTTGCGCAAGGAACTCGGCCTCGCCGCACGGCAGCTCCCACACATCGCCCTCGGCAGTCGCATGTTCGCGATCGAAACGGCGACCATCAAAGGTGGTATAGCCTGCCGTGTCTCGCGGCAACGTCTGATATTTGGTGGGATAGTAGCTCGGCGAGGGCTTCTCCCCTTCCTCATACCAGGGCGCGATGGAGCCCCAGCCCAGCAAAAGGGCGCATGCCTCGAGCACATCCTCCTCGGAAAGCTCGAGCTCGACAGCAAGGTCGGCCACGGTCACGCGACCATGACGATAGATAGCCGCGAGCACGCGATCGGCGCACGAGACATCGGTCGGATCCATACCGCAGATGGCAGCGTAGCCACCCAGCAGCAGCGGGGTCACGCCAAACTTGGTTCCAATGCGACGCGACGTGTAATGGATGTCAAAGCGGCACGGCAGACCCAAAAAGAACTCGGTCACACGGACGCCGCAGGCACGCGCCGCCAAAAAGTGGCCGCCCTCGTGCAAAAACACGAGGACGGAAAGCATCAGCAGGCCCCAAAAGACCGATGAGAGAACGCTCAGAACAGTATCCATAAAACGAAAAAGCAATCCTTATGGGTTAGGAACGGGTTGCGGCGAGCGCCTGCGCAGCCTTTTCACGCGCCCACGCATCGATGTCGCGAAGCTGCTCAAACGAATCGACCGCCTGCATATCGTGGGCGTCCATGCAGGATTCCACAATGCGATCGATATCGGTAAAGCTGCAGCCATCGTGCAGGAAGGCATCGACGGCAACCTCGTTGGCGGCATTGAGCACGCACGGCATGGTGCCACCCGTCTTGCCGGCACGCTCGGCCAATGCCAGACAGCGGAAGGTATCCATGTCGGCAGCATCAAACGTGAGCTGCCCCAGCTCGCGGAAATCGATACGAGGCGCCGGGGTATCCCAACGCTCGGGATACGAGAACGCGAACTGGATGGGAATACGCATGTCGGATGCACCGAGATGCGCCATCACGGAGCCGTCGGCGAACTCGACCATAGAGTGAATCTTGGACTGACGCTGCACGACCACGTTAATGAAATCGAGGTCGCAGTTAAACAGATGCATGGCCTCAATGCGCTCCAGGCCCTTGTTCATGAGGGTGGCGGAGTCAATGGTGATCTTGGCACCCATGGCCCACGTGGGATGCGCGAGGGCATCGGCACGCGTCACGCGATCGAGCTCGTCGCGCGTGCGGCCAAAGAACGGACCGCCCGAGCAGGTGAGCCAAATGCAGTGGGCCTCGCGCGGGTTCTCCCCCAGATAGCACTGGTAGATGGCGGAATGCTCAGAGTCGACCGGAATAAGCTGGCCCGGTTGTGCCAACGGCATAAGCAAGTCGCCACCGACGACGAGGGACTCCTTGTTGGCAAGGGCAAGGCGCTTATTCGAGGTCAAGGCCGCATGGCTCGCCTCGAGACCGGCGGCGCCCACAATAGCGACGAGCACGCAGTCGACATCGTCGCGACGCGCGAGCTCGCAAACCGCCTGCGCGCCAACGCCGAGCTTCGTTCCCTCGGGCAACTCCTGCAGCACGGCGTCATCGCCATGAGCGGCATCGGCCACGGCAACCGCCGGAACCGAGAACTCACGGGCAGCGGCAACGAGCTCGGAGGTACTGGAGTTAACGGACAGCGCCGTCACCTGCAGGCGATCGGCTTGCTGGCGGCACACATCGAGCGCCTGGGTGCCGATAGAGCCTGTACAGCCCAGGATGGCAACGCGGAGACGTCCATCGGAGCCATACGTCGTCTGGAAGGACATTACAGCACGCCTCCGATCATCAGCAACAGCTGCGCGGTGATGCAGCCGAAGATAAGCGAATCGCTACGATCGAGCATGCCGCCGTGGCCCGGGATAAGGTTGCCGGAATCCTTGACGCCCACACCGCGCTTGATGCGCGACTCGATAAGGTCGCCGATAACGCCCAGAATGGACACGACCACGCCGCACAGCAGCGCATAGGACAGGCTGAGCTTGTAGAAGTGCGTCGCCCACAGGATGAGCCAAATCAAAACCGAGCCCAGGATGCCGCCGACAAACCCCTCCCAGCTCTTTTTGGGAGAAATCTTAGGAACCATCTTGTGCTTGCCGATACGGCTGCCCACGATGTAGGCAAACGAATCGGAGACCCAAAGGGACGCGCAAACGCCCACTGAAAGCAGGGCACCGGCAAAACCGGGCACGGCATCGCGCAGCAGCACGATAGCCGACAGCATAAAGCCAGTGTAGATGGGACCCATGAGCGTCACTGCCACATCAGAGATGCGGGTACGCGGCGACCAGACATACCAAATGCCCACAGCGAGCATCAGGGCAAAAAGCAGGGCATTCAGCAACATCGAATCGCCCAACGCCGACAGCGGAAAGAGTACGGCGGCAGCGATACCCATGCGCTCGTTAGCCATCTTGCCATCGAGCCTTGTCATACGGAAAAACTCATAGCAGCACAGACCGCTCATGACAGAAACAAAGATGGCCGTGGGCACGATACCCAAAACCAGGCACAGGATAAAGACAACGGCGTAGACGATACCGGCGGCGGCACGGGTAATAAAGCCCGCCAGCCACGAACCGGTGCCGCTCTTCGCTGCAGGCGCTCCCGCAGTGGCAGCTTTGCGCGCAGGCGTCTTGGGAGCAGATGCCTTGGGACGATCGGACACGATTAAGCCTCCTCGGTCTTGCTCAGTCCACCAAACCTACGGTCACGGCCCTGATAGGCCAAAATGGCGTCGACAAGGCCCCAACGATCAAAGTCGGGCCAATAGGTATCGGTGACGTAGAATTCGGAATAAGCCACCTGCCACAGCAGATAGTTCGAAAGGCGCAGCTCACCAGAGGTGCGAATCACAAGCTCAGGATCGGGAAGGCCGGCAGTATAGAGGTGGGAAGCCACCATGTCGTCATCAATTGCGGCAGGATCGATCTTACCGGCGGCAGCGTCGAGTGCAATCTGACGGACAGCGCGGGTAATCTCGGCACGCGCGCCGTAGTTGACGGCAAGCGCCAGCGTCATACCGGTGTGATCGGCGCACTCGGCAAGACCGCGTTCAAAAACGTCGCGGGTCTTCTTGGGCAGTGCGGAAATGTCACCCAAAAAAACAACGCGCACGTTTTCGCGCTTCAGAAGAGGCAGCTCGTCGATAAACGTCTTGGCAAACAGATGCATCAAGACGTTGACCTCATGCTGCGGACGGTTCCAGTTTTCGGTAGAAAACGCATAGGCAGAAAGCACGTCGACGCCCAGGCGCACGCAGGCGGTAATGATCTCGCGAAGGGAGACGATACCCGCCTTGTGGCCCTCAGTGCGCGCAAGACCGCGCGACGTGGCCCAACGACCGTTGCCGTCCATGATGCACGAGATATGGTGCGGAATGTTATTGAGGTCAAGGTCGGAAAAACCGACGCCCGCAGGGGCGTCGGCAAAGTACTCGACCAGTTTATGCTCGTCGTATTGCACCTTAGATCTCCATGACCTCGGCTTCTTTTTCCTTCAGAAGCTCCTCGACCTTGGCGACATACTCATCGGTGTGCTTCTGGACCTTGGCCTGCTCGCGACGGACATCGTCCTCGGTGAGCTCCTCATCGCGCTCGAGCTTGTTGTTAAAGTCGCGACGGATGTTACGGATAGACACCTTGGCCTGCTCGGCGTACTCGCGGCACTCCTTGACGAGCTCGCGACGGCGCTCCTCAGTGGGAGCCGGGAACGGAAGACGAACGACGGTGCCATCGGAGTTGGGGGTAATACCCAGATCGGAAGCGCCGATGGCCTTGACGATAGCGTTGATGAGGGCCTTGTCCCACGGCTCGATGAGCAGCATGTGAGCCTCGGGGGTCTTGACGGCGGCAACCTGCGTGACCGGCGTGGGGACACCGTAATAATCGACGGTGATGTCGGACAGAATGTTGGCGTTGGCGCGACCGGTACGGACCTTGGAGAAGTTATGCTTGAGGGACTCGAGCGACTTGTCCATATGGGCGGTGATGTTCTCTGCCATGCTTAATCCTCCTGATAGACGAGCGTGCCGACGGGCTCACCCGCGAGCGCGCGTTTGACGGTGTCCTCGCCATCGATGTTGAGGACCAAAATAGGCATACGGTTATCCTGGCACAGGGCCGTAGCTGTGGAATCCATAACCTGCAGGCCGCGAACGAGAACCTCGTGATAGGTAATCTTGTCAAAACGGACGGCATCGGCGCACTTGACGGGATCCTTGTCGTAGATGCCGTCAACCTTGGTGGCTTTAATCAGAATCTCGGCGCCGATCTCGCACGCACGAAGAGCCGCGGCGGTGTCGGTCGTAAAGTACGGATTACCCGAACCGGCGGCAAAAATAACAACGTTGCCCTTGGAAAGGTGGTTGATAGCGCGACGGCGAATATAGGGCTCGCAGATCTCGTTCATCTGGATAGCGCTCATCACGCGGCAGGGAACATCGTTATGCTCGAAGGCATCCTGCAGGGCGAGCGCGTTCATAACGGTTGCCAGCATGCCCATGTAGTCGGCCTGAGCACGCTCCATGCCACCGGCAGCGCCTGCCATGCCGCGGAAAATATTGCCGCCGCCGACAACGACGCCGACCTCATGGCCAACGGCGAGCAGCTCCTTGACCTGCTTGGCAAGATGGTCGGTAACCTTGGGGTCAATGCCATATTGGCCGTCGCCCATCAGTGCTTCGCCGGAAAGCTTAAGAAGCACGCGTTTATATCGGATGTCGGACAAAGCGATCCTCCTTTAATTAGACTCTCAATATGATATCAAAGGCTCTGATAAGAGCCATGAAAAAGCAGGCTGTGAGTAAAACCCACAGCCTGCTCATTACCAGCTACAAGAGCTTATTTACTCGCCACGGACCAGACGGTCAAAGGCAACGACGGTAATGGTGTCGCCGAGCTCCTTGGAGACCTGCTCAGCGTACTTCTTGATGGTGAGGGAGCTGTCCTTGATGAACTCCTGCTCGGTGAGCACGGACTGCTTGTAGAACTTCTCCAGACGGCCGACAGCCATCTTCTCCTGGATAGCCTCGGGCTTGCCGGACTCGGCAGCCTGAGCCATGTAGATCTGCTTCTCGTGCTCGACGGTCTCGGCCGGAACCTGATCGCGGGTAGCGCAGATCGGGGCGACGGCGGCAACCTGAAGGGCAACGTCGTGAGCGAAGGTCTTGAAGGACTCAGCCTGAGCGGTCTCGGCCTTCTCGAAGGCGAACTCGACGAGGACGCCGATCTTACCACCCATGTGGATGTAAGAAGCGAGCGCGCCGTTCTCGGCCTTGCGGGCAGCGAAGCGGGAGATCTTCATGTTCTCGCCCATGATGTGAATCATCTCGGTGAGCTCGGAGGAAACGGTCTCCTCGCCCATCGGCTTCTCGAGCAGAGCGTCGACGTCAGCAGGCTCGGTGGTAGCGACAACCTCAGCGACCTTGGAAGCAAAGCCAGTGAACTTGGCGTTGGAGCCAACGAAGTCGGTCTCGCAGGAGAGCTCAAGCAGAGCGCCGGTCTTGCCATCCTCGGAGACGAACGCGGCTACAGCGCCCTCGTTGGTCTCGCGGCCAGCCTTCTTAGCAGCCTTGGCGAGGCCGTTCTTGCGCAGAACGTCGACAGCGGCGTCCATGTCGCCGTCAGCCTCGACGAGAGCCTTCTTGCACTCCATCATCGGGGAGTCGGTCATCTCGCGGAGCTGCTTGACCATAGCGGCGGTAATCTGGGCCATTGTGGTTCCTTTCAAAGAGATGAAAAAGAATTAACTAAGACTGATTTACTCGGCCTTGGGCTCAGCGGCCATCTCGGCCTCGGAGACCTGCTCCTTACCGGAGCCAGCGAGGCAGGCGTCAGCCATGAGCTCGCACATAAGGGTGACAGCGGAGATAGCGTCATCGTTGCAGGGGATGCCGTACTCGACCTCGTCGGGATCGGAGTTGGTGTCGATCAGAGCGACGACGGGGATGTTCAGGCGCTGAGCCTCCTTGATGGCGTTCTCCTCGCGCTTAGTGTCGATGACGAAGAGAGCCTGGGGCAGACCCTTCATGTCGCGGGCGCCACCGAGGTTGGTCTGGAGCTTGGTGAGCTCCTTACCGAGAACAGCCTGCTCCTTCTTGGGGAGCACTGCCATGCGGCCGTCCTCGACCATGGCCT
Proteins encoded in this region:
- the pyrH gene encoding UMP kinase yields the protein MSDIRYKRVLLKLSGEALMGDGQYGIDPKVTDHLAKQVKELLAVGHEVGVVVGGGNIFRGMAGAAGGMERAQADYMGMLATVMNALALQDAFEHNDVPCRVMSAIQMNEICEPYIRRRAINHLSKGNVVIFAAGSGNPYFTTDTAAALRACEIGAEILIKATKVDGIYDKDPVKCADAVRFDKITYHEVLVRGLQVMDSTATALCQDNRMPILVLNIDGEDTVKRALAGEPVGTLVYQED
- the tsf gene encoding translation elongation factor Ts, with translation MAQITAAMVKQLREMTDSPMMECKKALVEADGDMDAAVDVLRKNGLAKAAKKAGRETNEGAVAAFVSEDGKTGALLELSCETDFVGSNAKFTGFASKVAEVVATTEPADVDALLEKPMGEETVSSELTEMIHIMGENMKISRFAARKAENGALASYIHMGGKIGVLVEFAFEKAETAQAESFKTFAHDVALQVAAVAPICATRDQVPAETVEHEKQIYMAQAAESGKPEAIQEKMAVGRLEKFYKQSVLTEQEFIKDSSLTIKKYAEQVSKELGDTITVVAFDRLVRGE
- a CDS encoding isoprenyl transferase, with product MQYDEHKLVEYFADAPAGVGFSDLDLNNIPHHISCIMDGNGRWATSRGLARTEGHKAGIVSLREIITACVRLGVDVLSAYAFSTENWNRPQHEVNVLMHLFAKTFIDELPLLKRENVRVVFLGDISALPKKTRDVFERGLAECADHTGMTLALAVNYGARAEITRAVRQIALDAAAGKIDPAAIDDDMVASHLYTAGLPDPELVIRTSGELRLSNYLLWQVAYSEFYVTDTYWPDFDRWGLVDAILAYQGRDRRFGGLSKTEEA
- a CDS encoding phosphatidate cytidylyltransferase → MSDRPKASAPKTPARKAATAGAPAAKSGTGSWLAGFITRAAAGIVYAVVFILCLVLGIVPTAIFVSVMSGLCCYEFFRMTRLDGKMANERMGIAAAVLFPLSALGDSMLLNALLFALMLAVGIWYVWSPRTRISDVAVTLMGPIYTGFMLSAIVLLRDAVPGFAGALLSVGVCASLWVSDSFAYIVGSRIGKHKMVPKISPKKSWEGFVGGILGSVLIWLILWATHFYKLSLSYALLCGVVVSILGVIGDLIESRIKRGVGVKDSGNLIPGHGGMLDRSDSLIFGCITAQLLLMIGGVL
- the ispG gene encoding flavodoxin-dependent (E)-4-hydroxy-3-methylbut-2-enyl-diphosphate synthase, producing MSLSHPLPRELTRPVHVGGVQIGGGAPVVVQSMTCTDTADAQATLAQVCALAQAGCDIVRVSVPTEAALEGFRTICSESPVPIVADIHFNHKLAIGAVEAGASKLRINPGNIGDWAKVDAVIDAAGAAGCAIRIGVNAGSLEQDIAERDDLTQPEKLVMSSERFVRHFEDRGFTNIVLSAKAHSVQTTLDTYRALSREIPHVPLHLGVTEAGTKLQGTIKSSVGLGILLSEGIGDTMRVSLTADPVEEPPVAWGILQSLGLRRRGPEIVSCPTCARCQVNLIPIAEEVTERLKNYAAPLSIAVMGCAVNGPGEASDADLGVACGRGQALLFSHGQIIGKVAEDQIVDALMAEVDKLIEEK
- a CDS encoding site-2 protease family protein — its product is MDTVLSVLSSVFWGLLMLSVLVFLHEGGHFLAARACGVRVTEFFLGLPCRFDIHYTSRRIGTKFGVTPLLLGGYAAICGMDPTDVSCADRVLAAIYRHGRVTVADLAVELELSEEDVLEACALLLGWGSIAPWYEEGEKPSPSYYPTKYQTLPRDTAGYTTFDGRRFDREHATAEGDVWELPCGEAEFLAQERSHTYLGQGFLKRAFMLLAGIIVNILTGFLLLMSIYSIAGVTVPMDTNVIGQVDEGSIAAKAGIEGGDAILSVDGVSCSTWIDVYDAIGKAAGKDDIAIEYERDGKQHSTTVALKEDERLGVYASTQVVRLDPITSARLSFSYVVQTAEGVMRLLQPQHTMEILDQSSSVVGISVMSSQAAAAGPAAFLSFAALISFSLGFMNLLPIPPLDGGKLVIEIIQKIAGRELPLKVQTIVSYVGIALFALLFVYMLRSDILRFIL
- a CDS encoding proline--tRNA ligase; this encodes MTRAMYMSKLYAPTLKEDPADAELASHRLLLRAGMIRKEAAGLYSYLPLAWRSIRKIENIVRDEMDAAGAQELMMPIMVDAELWRESGRIDAYGKELVRFDDRHGREFVLGPTHEETVTALVRNELRSYKQLPVNLYHIQDKFRDEFRPRFGLMRGREFIMKDAYSFSATQESLQEEYDKMKQAYANICERCYIKALPVVADSGEIGGDTSVEYMALADAGEASLVYCDDCGFAADDEAASTKVVVTEGPGDGTLTKVETPGMGTIEAVAKFFGFPENGTRKSLALIDAEGKPVVAIVPGDHELNDCKAEHVFGKGYRMMTDEELQTYGLHKGFIGPVNLPEGIRLVCDESLRESKQWACGANEVDYHFTGACPERDFTVDEWADLVTVVAGDPCPHCGKPLSAARGIEVSQVFQLGTKYSEAMGATFMDEDGKEKPLIMGCYGVGVSRSLAAVVEQHNDEHGIVWPVSVAPYEVAVIPLDPKKEECASVCEQIVDGLCAEGIEVVVDDRDERPGFKFADNDLMGFPYQVVLGKRGLKNGTVELKDRATGEREDVAIDEVVAKVAELVKAARR
- a CDS encoding aminoglycoside phosphotransferase family protein, which produces MLLPDSKTELVRRGNKVVYDLGDKIVKVFNETKPVSDVFNEALNLARINECGIRSPKALEVSQLENANGWALVTEKVPGTTLAEKMTAEPQRFGEYLEMFVDLQIEIHGYTSPLLNRQRDKFARMIDSLDQLNATTRYNLQERLDGMTKEFKVCHGDFNPSNVIVGDDGQLYVCDWAHATQGSPAADVATTYLLFALNSKDQAEAYLELYCDRADMPMQVVRQWTSIVAASELARKRNVNDEFLKNWIDVVDYQ
- the rpsB gene encoding 30S ribosomal protein S2 — protein: MATKINIRTLLEAGCHFGHQTRRWNPKMKPFIFGERNGIYILDLKQTILDADQAYTFVKNVAKGGNVLFVGTKKQAQEAVKNAAERANMPYINQRWLGGMLTNFVTIRSRINRMEELEAMVEDGRMAVLPKKEQAVLGKELTKLQTNLGGARDMKGLPQALFVIDTKREENAIKEAQRLNIPVVALIDTNSDPDEVEYGIPCNDDAISAVTLMCELMADACLAGSGKEQVSEAEMAAEPKAE
- the dxr gene encoding 1-deoxy-D-xylulose-5-phosphate reductoisomerase; this encodes MSFQTTYGSDGRLRVAILGCTGSIGTQALDVCRQQADRLQVTALSVNSSTSELVAAAREFSVPAVAVADAAHGDDAVLQELPEGTKLGVGAQAVCELARRDDVDCVLVAIVGAAGLEASHAALTSNKRLALANKESLVVGGDLLMPLAQPGQLIPVDSEHSAIYQCYLGENPREAHCIWLTCSGGPFFGRTRDELDRVTRADALAHPTWAMGAKITIDSATLMNKGLERIEAMHLFNCDLDFINVVVQRQSKIHSMVEFADGSVMAHLGASDMRIPIQFAFSYPERWDTPAPRIDFRELGQLTFDAADMDTFRCLALAERAGKTGGTMPCVLNAANEVAVDAFLHDGCSFTDIDRIVESCMDAHDMQAVDSFEQLRDIDAWAREKAAQALAATRS
- the frr gene encoding ribosome recycling factor, encoding MAENITAHMDKSLESLKHNFSKVRTGRANANILSDITVDYYGVPTPVTQVAAVKTPEAHMLLIEPWDKALINAIVKAIGASDLGITPNSDGTVVRLPFPAPTEERRRELVKECREYAEQAKVSIRNIRRDFNNKLERDEELTEDDVRREQAKVQKHTDEYVAKVEELLKEKEAEVMEI